GTCGACCGCGACGCGGCCGCCGATCTTCACGGGGAGCTGGTCGACCCACTCGTCGTCGAGGCGCGCGATGCCGGACGTGCCGGCCAGCAGGGCCTGCCAGGTCGTGGGGACGTCCCCGCCGACGGGGGAGGTGGCGCCGAGGCCGGTGACGACTACGCGGGTCGAGGGCATCAGGAGGGGTATCCGTTCTCGCAGTGGTGGAGGGGACCGGGACGCGGGCGGCCGTGCTGGACGGCCGCCCGCGACGCGCGGGCGGGCTCAGCCCTGGGCGCGCTCGATGTAGGCGACGGCGTCGCCGACGGTCTTGAGGTTCTTGACCTCGTCGTCGGGGATGGTCACGCCGAACTTCTCCTCGGCGGCCACGACGACCTCGACCATGGAGAGCGAGTCGACGTCGAGGTCGTCCACGAACGACTTGTCCAGCTGGACGTCGTCGGCGTCGACGCCGGCGACCTCGTTGACGATGTCGGCGAGGTCGGCGCGGATTTCTTCGGTGGTGGCCATGGGCCTTCCCTTCTTCTGTGTGGTGGTGCTGGGTGGGTACGGGGGGTGCGTCAGGGGACGGTGACGACCTGCGCGGCGTAGGCCAGGCCGGCGCCGAACGCGATGAGCAGGGCGGTGTCGCCGCTGCGGGCCTCGCCCTCGAGCATCATCCGGTCGAGCGCGAGCGGGATCGAGGCGGCGGAGGTGTTGCCCTGGTCCGCGACGTCGCGGGCGATCCGGACCGAGGGCGGGAGCTTCATCGACCGCGCCATGGCGTCGATGATGCGCATGTTGGCCTGGTGGGGGACGAAGACGTCGAGCTCGTCGAGGGACACGCCGGCGACGTCGAGCGCCTGCTGGCCGATCTTGGCCATCGCGAAGGACGCCCACCGGAACACCGGGTTGCCCTGCATGGTCAGGTGGGGCATCACGCCGGAGCCGGGCTGCGTGGTGGTGCCGACGACGTCGCGCCAGTCCTCGCGCTGGCGGATCAGGTCGAACTGCTCGCCGTCGGAGCCCCACACGACCGGGCCGATGCCGGGGGTGTCGCTCGGGCCGACGACGGCGGCGCCCGCGCCGTCGGCGAAGATGAACGCGGTGCCGCGGTCGGTGAGGTCGAGGATGTCCGTGAGCCGCTCGACGCCCACGACGAGGACGTGGCGCGCGCTGCCGGCCCGGACCATGTCGGAGGCCATCGCGATGCCGTGGCAGAACCCGGCGCACGCGGCGGAGATGTCGAAGGCGGCCGCGCCGTCGGTGCCGAGCTCGTGGGCGATCGCGGTGGCGACGGCGGGGGTCTGCAGCAGGTGGCTCACGGTGGCGACGACGACGCAGTCGATCTCGTTGACCGACAGGCCGG
Above is a genomic segment from Nocardioides okcheonensis containing:
- a CDS encoding acyl carrier protein, which encodes MATTEEIRADLADIVNEVAGVDADDVQLDKSFVDDLDVDSLSMVEVVVAAEEKFGVTIPDDEVKNLKTVGDAVAYIERAQG
- a CDS encoding beta-ketoacyl-ACP synthase III, which translates into the protein MAPIAATTGAPHARILGMGSYRPTRLVPNSEVVDAIDSSDEWIQQRSGIRTRRWAGPEESVQMMSVEASRAAIERAGLSVNEIDCVVVATVSHLLQTPAVATAIAHELGTDGAAAFDISAACAGFCHGIAMASDMVRAGSARHVLVVGVERLTDILDLTDRGTAFIFADGAGAAVVGPSDTPGIGPVVWGSDGEQFDLIRQREDWRDVVGTTTQPGSGVMPHLTMQGNPVFRWASFAMAKIGQQALDVAGVSLDELDVFVPHQANMRIIDAMARSMKLPPSVRIARDVADQGNTSAASIPLALDRMMLEGEARSGDTALLIAFGAGLAYAAQVVTVP